In the genome of Triticum urartu cultivar G1812 chromosome 5, Tu2.1, whole genome shotgun sequence, one region contains:
- the LOC125509054 gene encoding transcription initiation factor TFIID subunit 15 isoform X1 translates to MAGYMSRGPPNGSIYVCNLPPGTDETMLAEYFGTIGLLKKDKRTGHPKIWIYRDKVTNEPKGDATVTFEDPHAASAAVEWFNNKDFHGSIIQVHIAESKNKDTVDNFTNVSVDAEIVGQDELDNGSGRGRGRGDGPAKAWQQDGDWMCPNTSCGNVNFAFRGVCNRCGASRPAGVSGSGGGGGGRGRGRGSDDARGSRAAAAVGGPPGLFGPNDWPCTMCGNVNWAKRTKCNVCNTSRPGHNEGGVRGGRGGGFKELDEEELEEVRRRRKEAEEDDGEMYDEFGNLKKKFRAKSHQTESTPALPGSGRAGWEVEHRGSTEREGRERSRDRGRDDYDERESRNRDRGSHGRERRRSRSRSRDREKERGRDRGRDRGSERSWERGTERERDRYR, encoded by the exons ATGGCTGGATATATGTCACGAGGACCCCCAAATGGCTCTATTTATGTATGCAATCTGCCTCCTGGAACTGATGAGACCATGTTGGCTGAATATTTTGGCACCATAGGGTTGCTAAAG AAGGACAAAAGGACTGGCCATCCAAAGATTTGGATATACAGGGACAAAGTTACAAATGAACCAAAGGGTGATGCAACAGTCACATTTGAAGATCCCCATGCTGCTTCAGCTGCTGTGGAATGGTTCAATAATAAGGATTTCCATGGAAGCATCATCCAGGTTCACATAGCTGAGTCAAAAAACAAAGATACAGTTGATAACTTCACCAATGTGAGCGTCGATGCTGAGATTGTTGGACAAGATGAATTGGATAACGGATCAGGCAGAGGTAGAGGGCGTGGTGATGGTCCAGCAAAAGCTTGGCAGCAAGATGGAGATTGGATGTGTCCAAATACAAG CTGTGGCAATGTAAACTTTGCCTTCCGTGGTGTTTGTAATCGTTGTGGAGCCTCTCGCCCTGCTGGTGTTAGTGGatctggtggtggtggtggtggtaggGGTAGAGGTCGTGGTAGTGATGATGCAAGAGGCagtcgtgctgctgctgctgttggtGGTCCCCCTGGGCTGTTTGGTCCTAATGATTGGCCATGTACGAT GTGTGGCAATGTAAACTGGGCAAAGCGAACCAAATGTAATGTCTGTAACACCTCTAGGCCAGGTCACAATGAAGGTGGTGTGAG AGGTGGCCGGGGTGGCGGCTTTAAGGAACTTGATGAAGAAGAACTAGAAGAAGTACGGAGGCGCCGGAAAGAAGCTGAGGAG GATGATGGAGAAATGTATGATGAATTTGGTAACCTCAAAAAGAAGTTCCGTGCTAAATCACATCAAACTGAGAGTACACCAGCTCTTCCTGGGTCTGGACGTGCTGGATGGGAAGTCGAGCACCGTG GTTCCACTGAGAGAGAAGGCCGAGAGAGGAGCAGAGATCGGGGCAGGGACGACTACGATGAAAGGGAAAGCAGGAACAGAGACAGAGGTTCTCATGGAAGAGAGCGGCGCCGTAGCCGAAGCAGGAGCAGAGACCgcgagaaggaaagggggagggaCAGGGGTAGAGACCGTGGCAGCGAGAGAAGCTGGGAGCGCGGCACCGAGCGTGAACGTGATCGCTACAGATGA
- the LOC125509054 gene encoding transcription initiation factor TFIID subunit 15 isoform X2, translating into MAGYMSRGPPNGSIYVCNLPPGTDETMLAEYFGTIGLLKKDKRTGHPKIWIYRDKVTNEPKGDATVTFEDPHAASAAVEWFNNKDFHGSIIQVHIAESKNKDTVDNFTNVSVDAEIVGQDELDNGSGRGRGRGDGPAKAWQQDGDWMCPNTSCGNVNFAFRGVCNRCGASRPAGVSGSGGGGGGRGRGRGSDDARGSRAAAAVGGPPGLFGPNDWPCTMCGNVNWAKRTKCNVCNTSRPGHNEGGVRGGRGGGFKELDEEELEEVRRRRKEAEEDDGEMYDEFGNLKKKFRAKSHQTESTPALPGSGRAGWEVEHRSTEREGRERSRDRGRDDYDERESRNRDRGSHGRERRRSRSRSRDREKERGRDRGRDRGSERSWERGTERERDRYR; encoded by the exons ATGGCTGGATATATGTCACGAGGACCCCCAAATGGCTCTATTTATGTATGCAATCTGCCTCCTGGAACTGATGAGACCATGTTGGCTGAATATTTTGGCACCATAGGGTTGCTAAAG AAGGACAAAAGGACTGGCCATCCAAAGATTTGGATATACAGGGACAAAGTTACAAATGAACCAAAGGGTGATGCAACAGTCACATTTGAAGATCCCCATGCTGCTTCAGCTGCTGTGGAATGGTTCAATAATAAGGATTTCCATGGAAGCATCATCCAGGTTCACATAGCTGAGTCAAAAAACAAAGATACAGTTGATAACTTCACCAATGTGAGCGTCGATGCTGAGATTGTTGGACAAGATGAATTGGATAACGGATCAGGCAGAGGTAGAGGGCGTGGTGATGGTCCAGCAAAAGCTTGGCAGCAAGATGGAGATTGGATGTGTCCAAATACAAG CTGTGGCAATGTAAACTTTGCCTTCCGTGGTGTTTGTAATCGTTGTGGAGCCTCTCGCCCTGCTGGTGTTAGTGGatctggtggtggtggtggtggtaggGGTAGAGGTCGTGGTAGTGATGATGCAAGAGGCagtcgtgctgctgctgctgttggtGGTCCCCCTGGGCTGTTTGGTCCTAATGATTGGCCATGTACGAT GTGTGGCAATGTAAACTGGGCAAAGCGAACCAAATGTAATGTCTGTAACACCTCTAGGCCAGGTCACAATGAAGGTGGTGTGAG AGGTGGCCGGGGTGGCGGCTTTAAGGAACTTGATGAAGAAGAACTAGAAGAAGTACGGAGGCGCCGGAAAGAAGCTGAGGAG GATGATGGAGAAATGTATGATGAATTTGGTAACCTCAAAAAGAAGTTCCGTGCTAAATCACATCAAACTGAGAGTACACCAGCTCTTCCTGGGTCTGGACGTGCTGGATGGGAAGTCGAGCACC GTTCCACTGAGAGAGAAGGCCGAGAGAGGAGCAGAGATCGGGGCAGGGACGACTACGATGAAAGGGAAAGCAGGAACAGAGACAGAGGTTCTCATGGAAGAGAGCGGCGCCGTAGCCGAAGCAGGAGCAGAGACCgcgagaaggaaagggggagggaCAGGGGTAGAGACCGTGGCAGCGAGAGAAGCTGGGAGCGCGGCACCGAGCGTGAACGTGATCGCTACAGATGA